In Bacillus weihaiensis, the genomic stretch TAGTTTAAATTCATTTAATAAGATATGATCAATTTTCGTTAAAAGAGTACTCCCTGTTAACTCATTTTCCTTTACCATAATCGCTGCATCATGATCACTCAAGCTACGCGCATTCACTTCTTGATGATTTGCCGTTACATATGGACTTGGGATTAAAATACTTGGTAAACCTAATGCTGTAATTTCAGCAAGTGAGGTTGCACCTGCACGACCTACTATTAAATCTACACCAGCTAACACCTCAGGCATATTGTGTATAAAAGGCTTAATGATGACGTGCGATGAGTCCTTAAGTTTATTCACTTCATCCATTACTTTATCATAATGCACTTCACCCGTGACATAGATGACTTGATAGGATTTTTCTGCTAAAGAAGGAATCATATCCAATACAGCATCATTAATTGCTTTTGCTCCACGACTACCTCCAAAAATCAAGACAGACTTTTTGCCTTCTTGTAAACCTAACGATGTTCTACCTTTTTTTGCATCTTGACCAAGTACTTCTGAAGCACGAGGATTACCTGTTAATACTACCTTATGCGGTGGAAAATATTTTTTTGCTTCATTAAAACAAATTGCTACCTTATCGACATATTTTGATAGAAATTTATTAGTCATCCCAGGAAGACTATTTTGCTCGTGAATAACAGTTGGTATTTTGAGCTTAGCAGCTGCATATACGACCGGACCACATACATACCCACCTGTTCCAATCACTACATCTGGTTTAAACTCTTTTAAATACTTCTTACTGATAGTCACTCCATTTATAAATCTCATAATCGTTTTCACATTATCAAATGATAATTTTCTTTTAAATCCTGATATTTCAATAGATTTAAATGGAATCCCTTCCCGAGTTACGATGTTTTGTTCTAATCCTTTTTCAGTTCCAATATATAAAAATTCAATCTTATCGTTGTGCTTTTTCATTTCATTAATTAAAGCTAAGGCAGGGTAAATATGTCCACCGGTACCTCCACCACTAACAACAACTCTCATATTAATTCCCCCATATCATTCAAATTCAATTATATAATCCTTAAATCGTTATAAAGGATAGATGTATTTTATTGTTTAATCATTCACTGAATTACTTTTACGTTTTATAAAAGCTTGTTCTATGTAAACCATTCATCCTAGTTTTTAACGTAAACTTTTTGGGCACTGTTGGTTCCCAATTTAGGCCCCCAATTTCCGAGGAGAACCATAATTCCATGAAATATTGGTACAGATACAATCTTCATTATTGAGGCATTATCATGTAAAAAATAGATAAGGCTGACGTTTAAGGACTTCTCAGAGATGTAGTTCTCTTAGAGAGTGTCACTTACACAGTGTCAGCCTTAACTCTTTCATTTTATATGAAGAATGATGTTTAATAAATCTTCTTTACAAATCTAATATTTCGAATATCTACTTACATTCAATAACACTCCGATGGCCATTAGCATCAAGGTTAAGGACGAACCTCCATAACTTAAGAATGGTAGTGTAATGCCTGTAACCGGCATTAATCCGGTGACAACACCTATATTGATCATTACTTGAATAGCCACCATTGTAATAATCCCAATAGCTAGGAAACTACCATATAAATCTGGAGCACCAAGCGCAATTCTAATTCCTCTCCATAAAAGAAGTCCAAATAAGAGTAAGATAAAGGATCCACCAATAAAGCCTAGTTCTTCCGCTAAAATTGCAAAAATAAAGTCTGTTTGTGGTTCAGGTAAGTAAAAGAACTTTTGCCTGCTTTGACCAAGTCCTAGACCGAACAGACCACCAGGCCCAATGGCATATAATGATTGTATGATTTGAAATCCACTTCCTAATGGATCTTCCCATGGGTCTAAGAAGGATGTTATTCTCTTAATTCGATAGGGCGCAGATAAAACGAGAACGACAAATCCAGCGAGTCCTGCAAGTCCTAGCCAAGCAAAATGAATAATACGTGCTCCAGAGACAAATATCATGACAATGCAAGTACCGACCATGACTGTCCCAGTTCCTAAGTCAGGTTGAAGCATAATCATGGCAAATGCTAAAAAAACGATCCCTAATGAAGGGATAAGACCTTTTTTAAAGGAAGTGATTTTCTTCTGATTTTCTGATAAAAATTTTGCCAAAAAGGCTATCATGGCAAGTTTCATGAATTCTGAAGGCTGAATAGAAAAAGCTCCAACTCCAATCCAACTTCTTGAACCGTTACGCTCCATCCCTATTCCAGGAATTAATACGGCTATAAGTAGGAAAAAGCAAACAATTACAAGCATCTTCGCCCATGTTCTCCATGTCCAATAGTCCACATTCATTAAGAAGAACATCGCAATGACACCAACACCTGCAAACAATAGCTGCCTTTTAGCGAAAAAGAATGAATCATCGAATTTGTATGTAGCCCAAACTGCGCTTGCACTATATACCATAATGAGACCAATAGTTAAGAGTAATAAGGTCAAAATAACTAATATAAAATCTGGTGTAGACCTTTTAGCTGTCAACGCCGAACACCCCTGTACCAAGTTTATTAAGGGCTTTTGGTTTTAAAATAAGCGTTATTTCAGCTCATTGTTCACCATTTTCATAACGTTGTACAAGCCCTTAGTTAAGCTTATGCACGGCTTGAATAAAAATGTCTCCTCTTTGCTCAAAAGTTTTATACTGATCCCAACTAGCACATGCTGGCGATAATAGAATAACATCTTGTTTTTCGGAAACTTCATATGCCGTATAAACTGCTTGTTCCACATTATCGACAAATTTAATTACTTCTATTCCACTTTCTCTAGCAATTCGTTCCAATTTCTTTGCTGTTTCTCCAAATAAAATTACGGCCTTTACATGTGATAAGTAAGGTAGTAAATCATCAAATTCATTACCTCTATCAAGACCACCAGCTAAAAGAATCGTAGGGTTCTTAAAGGCACTTAACGCTTTACTCGTCGCTAGTATATTTGTTGCTTTTGAATCGTTATAGAAGCGTCGTCCCTCTACTTCAGCTACAAATTGCAGTCGATGTTTCACTCCAGGAAACGTTGTTAGAACTTTGTGAATAGCTTTATTAGAAACCCCTTTAAGCTTAACTGCTGTAATAGCAGCAAGGATATTTTCTACGTTATGTTCACCTGGTAAAACAATCTCTTCCAAGCGAATTACTTCCTCATCCTTATACCAAATACTACCGTCTTTTAGGTAAGTCCCTTCTTTATTTTCTTTTAAAGTAGAAAAATAAAGTTTTTGTCCCTTAGAACCTTTTCCAAGACTCATAACCTCTGAGTCATCTTCATTAATAATTGAAATATCTGAAGCCAGTTGATGTTCATATATTTTACCTTTAGCAAAAACATACTCTTCTTTCGTACCATGGTAATCTAAATGAGCATCAAATATATTTAATAAGATAGCGATGGACGGTCTGAATTCGATGGTTCCTAACAATTGAAACGATGACAATTCCATCACAATGATATGTTCTGAAGTAGCATGTTGAGCAACCTCACATGCTACTTTACCAATATTCCCTGCAATAAGGGGGTTTTTCTTTCCTTCTACTAGCATCTCGTAAATTAATGTAGTTGTCGTCGTCTTTCCATTAGAACCAGTAATTGCAATAATCTCAGCATCTGAAATCTTATATGCAAGCTCTACTTCTGTGATCACAGGGATCTTCTTTTCAACTGCAGCTTCCACAAGAGGGTTGGAATATGGAATGCCTGGATTTTTCACAACAAGATCCATATTCTCATCTGTTAGCAAC encodes the following:
- the spoVE gene encoding stage V sporulation protein E, coding for MTAKRSTPDFILVILTLLLLTIGLIMVYSASAVWATYKFDDSFFFAKRQLLFAGVGVIAMFFLMNVDYWTWRTWAKMLVIVCFFLLIAVLIPGIGMERNGSRSWIGVGAFSIQPSEFMKLAMIAFLAKFLSENQKKITSFKKGLIPSLGIVFLAFAMIMLQPDLGTGTVMVGTCIVMIFVSGARIIHFAWLGLAGLAGFVVLVLSAPYRIKRITSFLDPWEDPLGSGFQIIQSLYAIGPGGLFGLGLGQSRQKFFYLPEPQTDFIFAILAEELGFIGGSFILLLFGLLLWRGIRIALGAPDLYGSFLAIGIITMVAIQVMINIGVVTGLMPVTGITLPFLSYGGSSLTLMLMAIGVLLNVSRYSKY
- the murG gene encoding undecaprenyldiphospho-muramoylpentapeptide beta-N-acetylglucosaminyltransferase, with the protein product MRVVVSGGGTGGHIYPALALINEMKKHNDKIEFLYIGTEKGLEQNIVTREGIPFKSIEISGFKRKLSFDNVKTIMRFINGVTISKKYLKEFKPDVVIGTGGYVCGPVVYAAAKLKIPTVIHEQNSLPGMTNKFLSKYVDKVAICFNEAKKYFPPHKVVLTGNPRASEVLGQDAKKGRTSLGLQEGKKSVLIFGGSRGAKAINDAVLDMIPSLAEKSYQVIYVTGEVHYDKVMDEVNKLKDSSHVIIKPFIHNMPEVLAGVDLIVGRAGATSLAEITALGLPSILIPSPYVTANHQEVNARSLSDHDAAIMVKENELTGSTLLTKIDHILLNEFKLTEMSKASKQLGIPDAAERLSNVLKEVSS
- the murD gene encoding UDP-N-acetylmuramoyl-L-alanine--D-glutamate ligase, whose protein sequence is MKKISDYLHKHILVLGLAKSGLAAAKLLHELGAYVTVNDLKASQDDAAVKELQSLGMKVVTGDHPLTLLTDENMDLVVKNPGIPYSNPLVEAAVEKKIPVITEVELAYKISDAEIIAITGSNGKTTTTTLIYEMLVEGKKNPLIAGNIGKVACEVAQHATSEHIIVMELSSFQLLGTIEFRPSIAILLNIFDAHLDYHGTKEEYVFAKGKIYEHQLASDISIINEDDSEVMSLGKGSKGQKLYFSTLKENKEGTYLKDGSIWYKDEEVIRLEEIVLPGEHNVENILAAITAVKLKGVSNKAIHKVLTTFPGVKHRLQFVAEVEGRRFYNDSKATNILATSKALSAFKNPTILLAGGLDRGNEFDDLLPYLSHVKAVILFGETAKKLERIARESGIEVIKFVDNVEQAVYTAYEVSEKQDVILLSPACASWDQYKTFEQRGDIFIQAVHKLN